The following proteins are co-located in the Mesorhizobium australicum WSM2073 genome:
- a CDS encoding aspartate carbamoyltransferase catalytic subunit, whose translation MTDASSLPLYPHRHLLGISDLSPADIELLLDRADRAVAISRQSEKKTSTLRGRTQINLFYEASTRTQSSFELAGKRLGADVMNMSVASSSVKKGETLIDTAMTLNAMRPDILIIRHQSAGAAALLAQKVGCSVVNAGDGAHEHPTQALLDALTIRRAKGALSKLIVAICGDILHSRVARSNIMLLNALGAQVRVVAPSTLLPSGIDRMGVIVCRSMAEGLKDADVVMMLRLQRERMEGAFVPSVREYFRYFGLDAEKLKAAKDDALVMHPGPMNRGVEIASEIADGPQSVIQEQVEMGVAVRMAVMEALLDSRRNQEGRNQEGRNQEGRGA comes from the coding sequence ATGACCGACGCTTCGTCCCTGCCACTCTACCCTCACCGCCATCTTCTGGGCATCAGCGACCTTTCGCCCGCCGACATCGAGCTTTTGCTCGACAGGGCGGATCGGGCGGTCGCGATCTCGCGCCAGTCCGAAAAAAAGACCTCGACGCTGCGCGGCCGCACCCAGATCAATCTCTTCTACGAAGCCTCGACCCGCACGCAATCCTCGTTCGAGCTGGCCGGAAAGCGGCTTGGCGCCGATGTCATGAACATGTCGGTGGCGAGTTCCTCGGTAAAGAAGGGCGAAACGCTCATCGACACCGCGATGACACTCAATGCCATGCGGCCCGACATATTGATCATCCGCCATCAGTCGGCGGGCGCGGCGGCCCTCCTGGCGCAGAAGGTCGGCTGCTCGGTGGTCAATGCCGGCGACGGCGCCCATGAACACCCGACACAGGCGCTGCTCGACGCGCTCACCATCCGCCGCGCCAAGGGTGCGCTGTCGAAGCTGATCGTGGCGATCTGCGGCGACATCCTGCATTCGCGTGTGGCGCGCTCCAACATCATGCTGCTCAACGCACTCGGCGCACAGGTGCGGGTGGTGGCGCCCTCGACGCTGTTGCCCTCGGGCATCGACAGGATGGGCGTGATCGTCTGCCGCTCGATGGCGGAGGGCCTGAAGGACGCGGATGTGGTGATGATGTTGCGCTTGCAGCGCGAGCGCATGGAAGGAGCCTTCGTGCCGTCGGTGCGCGAATATTTCCGCTATTTTGGTCTAGACGCCGAGAAACTGAAGGCCGCCAAGGATGACGCGCTTGTCATGCATCCTGGCCCGATGAACCGCGGTGTCGAAATTGCTTCGGAAATCGCCGACGGCCCGCAAAGCGTCATCCAGGAGCAGGTGGAAATGGGCGTCGCCGTGCGCATGGCGGTGATGGAAGCGCTGCTCGATTCCCGCCGCAATCAAGAGGGCCGCAATCAAGAGGGCCGCAATCAAGAAGGCCGCGGCGCATGA
- a CDS encoding DNA alkylation response protein → MTDDVTNQPPPLTGGNAWRGDPLLIQLAERFSDPVRKDLDGLGRFVLTQEAQELARLANVETPKLRTHDRQGRRIDLVEFHPAYHALMRRSVANGLHSSVWENGDAEIGRRHQVRAARFYLTAELETGHLCPITMTSASLAALMASPKLFREWAPRVTTRKYDQSQKPPVEKTGLTLGMGMTEKQGGTDVRANVTRAERVGSGFYRLTGHKWFMSAPMSDAFLVLAQAPEGLSCFLVPRVLGDGSGNGFRFQRLKDKLGNRSNASSEVEFVNAIGEMVGEPGAGVKTIMDMVTLTRLDCAVASSAIMRAGLAEAIHHARHRQVFGSTLIEQPLMQRVLADMALDVAAATALSFRLARSFDEAASDRGEAAFARAMTPVVKYWVCKIAPPLLYEAMECLGGNGYVEEAPLARYYREAPVNAIWEGSGNVMALDVLRVLGRAPGLFEEVLTGIDRDLGAGGRGTIGVLKAAMQVASTDEGSARLLTEQLALSAAAAELRRLGAGRIADAFVETRLAGQWRNTYGMLDSRHDARMIIDTLYPPVN, encoded by the coding sequence GTGACCGACGACGTAACGAACCAGCCGCCGCCGCTGACGGGCGGCAACGCCTGGCGAGGCGATCCGTTGCTGATCCAGCTTGCCGAGCGCTTTTCCGATCCGGTGCGCAAGGATCTCGACGGGCTCGGCCGTTTCGTGCTGACGCAAGAAGCGCAGGAACTGGCGCGCCTCGCCAATGTCGAGACGCCGAAACTCAGGACGCACGATCGCCAGGGACGGCGCATCGACCTGGTCGAATTCCATCCCGCCTACCACGCCTTGATGCGCCGCTCGGTGGCCAACGGCCTGCATTCCTCGGTCTGGGAAAATGGCGACGCCGAGATCGGCCGCCGCCATCAGGTGCGCGCCGCCCGTTTTTACCTGACGGCGGAACTCGAGACCGGGCATCTCTGCCCCATCACCATGACCAGCGCCTCGCTGGCGGCATTGATGGCCAGCCCAAAACTGTTTCGCGAATGGGCGCCGCGCGTGACGACGCGCAAATACGACCAGAGCCAGAAGCCGCCCGTCGAAAAGACCGGACTGACGCTCGGCATGGGCATGACCGAGAAACAGGGCGGCACCGATGTGCGTGCCAATGTGACCCGGGCGGAACGCGTCGGTAGCGGCTTCTACCGCCTGACGGGACATAAATGGTTCATGTCGGCGCCGATGTCGGACGCCTTCCTGGTGCTGGCACAGGCGCCGGAGGGACTGTCCTGCTTCCTGGTGCCGCGCGTGCTCGGCGACGGGTCTGGCAACGGCTTTCGCTTCCAGCGGCTGAAGGACAAGCTCGGCAATCGCTCGAACGCGTCTTCCGAGGTTGAATTCGTCAACGCCATCGGGGAGATGGTCGGCGAACCCGGCGCCGGCGTCAAGACGATCATGGACATGGTGACGCTGACCCGGCTCGACTGCGCGGTGGCGTCTTCGGCGATCATGCGGGCCGGGCTGGCCGAAGCGATCCATCATGCCCGCCATCGCCAGGTGTTCGGTTCGACCTTGATCGAGCAGCCGTTGATGCAGCGCGTGCTGGCCGACATGGCGCTCGATGTTGCCGCGGCGACCGCGCTGTCGTTCCGGCTGGCGCGTTCCTTCGACGAGGCGGCGAGCGATCGCGGCGAGGCGGCGTTCGCCCGCGCCATGACGCCGGTCGTCAAATACTGGGTCTGCAAGATCGCGCCACCGCTGCTTTACGAGGCGATGGAGTGCCTTGGCGGCAATGGCTATGTCGAGGAAGCTCCGCTCGCCCGTTATTACCGCGAAGCGCCTGTCAACGCGATCTGGGAAGGGTCGGGCAATGTCATGGCGCTCGACGTGCTGCGCGTGCTTGGCCGCGCGCCGGGGCTTTTCGAAGAAGTATTGACCGGCATCGATCGCGACCTCGGCGCCGGCGGGCGCGGCACGATCGGCGTTCTGAAGGCGGCCATGCAGGTCGCTTCGACCGACGAGGGCTCGGCCCGGCTGCTGACGGAACAGCTTGCGCTCTCTGCGGCGGCCGCCGAGTTGCGTCGGCTCGGGGCAGGGCGGATCGCCGATGCCTTCGTCGAGACGCGGCTCGCGGGCCAGTGGCGCAATACCTACGGCATGCTCGATTCGCGCCACGACGCGCGCATGATCATCGATACGCTCTATCCGCCGGTGAATTGA
- a CDS encoding dihydroorotase translates to MSITVFERARIVDPSRGLDEVGSVIVEGRKIVAAGKAALNQGVPDGATAIDCSGKAIIPGLIDGRVFIGEPGAEHRETIASASVAAAAGGVTSIVMMPDTDPVIDNVALVEFVLRTAKDTAVVNIFPAAAITKGLHGREMTEFGLLREAGAVAFTDGRHTISSALVMRRALTYARDFGATIVHETQDADLGSSGVMNEGLYASWLGLSGIPREAESIPLERDLALAQLTQGSYHAAKISTAMAASAVARAKADGAAVTSGVSIHNLSLNENDVGEYRTFFRLTPPLRAEEDRLAMIDAVKDGTVDVIVSSHDPQDVDTKRLPFADAAAGAIGLETLLGAALRLYHNGDVPLLRLIETLSTAPARLFGLAGGTLKPGAVADLALVDLDEPWIVSESGIRSRSKNTCFEGARLQGKVLQTLVAGRTIFSA, encoded by the coding sequence ATGAGCATCACGGTCTTTGAACGCGCCCGCATCGTCGACCCGTCACGCGGCCTTGATGAAGTCGGCTCCGTCATAGTCGAAGGTAGGAAAATCGTTGCCGCGGGCAAGGCGGCGCTGAACCAGGGCGTCCCCGACGGCGCTACGGCGATCGACTGCAGCGGCAAGGCGATCATCCCCGGCCTGATCGACGGCCGGGTCTTCATCGGCGAGCCCGGCGCCGAACATCGCGAAACCATCGCTTCGGCAAGTGTCGCCGCAGCGGCCGGCGGCGTCACGTCCATCGTGATGATGCCAGACACCGATCCGGTGATCGACAATGTGGCGCTGGTCGAATTCGTGCTGCGCACCGCCAAGGACACGGCCGTCGTCAATATCTTTCCGGCCGCCGCCATCACCAAGGGCCTCCACGGACGCGAAATGACGGAGTTCGGCCTGCTGCGCGAGGCGGGTGCGGTCGCCTTCACCGATGGCAGGCATACCATATCGAGCGCGCTGGTGATGCGTCGCGCGCTAACCTATGCGCGCGATTTCGGCGCCACCATCGTCCATGAAACGCAGGATGCCGATCTTGGGTCGTCGGGCGTCATGAACGAAGGCCTGTATGCCAGTTGGCTCGGCCTCTCCGGCATTCCACGTGAAGCCGAATCCATCCCGCTCGAGCGTGACCTCGCGCTGGCGCAGCTGACGCAAGGTTCGTACCACGCCGCGAAGATCTCGACGGCAATGGCGGCAAGCGCCGTGGCGCGTGCGAAGGCCGACGGCGCGGCAGTGACATCGGGCGTGTCGATCCACAATCTGTCTCTCAATGAAAACGACGTTGGCGAGTACCGCACCTTCTTCCGCCTGACGCCGCCGCTGCGGGCCGAGGAGGACCGGTTGGCGATGATCGATGCGGTCAAGGACGGAACGGTCGATGTCATCGTCTCCTCGCACGATCCGCAGGACGTCGATACCAAGCGCCTGCCCTTCGCCGACGCCGCGGCCGGTGCCATTGGCCTCGAAACCCTGCTGGGCGCGGCCTTGCGCCTCTACCACAATGGCGACGTGCCCCTGCTCAGGCTGATCGAAACCTTGTCCACCGCGCCGGCGAGGTTGTTTGGATTGGCCGGCGGCACGCTGAAGCCAGGCGCCGTCGCCGATCTCGCGCTTGTCGACCTCGATGAACCCTGGATAGTCAGCGAAAGCGGTATCCGCTCGCGCTCGAAAAACACCTGCTTCGAAGGCGCACGGCTGCAAGGCAAGGTCTTGCAAACGCTGGTGGCGGGCCGCACAATATTTTCTGCCTGA
- a CDS encoding DUF6105 family protein, translated as MRYIFALWAAPMALFWGWFYLSLNDMNFGYVMLSRQLHDFVFQLYGQMLGIDPATIPGMVAKACVFDGLLLVAIWVFRRRREILGWVRRRWTGPVPFDRLHRVTEAGLKLPAE; from the coding sequence ATGCGCTACATCTTCGCGTTGTGGGCCGCGCCGATGGCGCTGTTTTGGGGCTGGTTCTACCTGTCGCTCAACGACATGAATTTCGGCTATGTGATGCTCAGCCGGCAGCTGCACGATTTCGTGTTCCAGCTCTACGGTCAGATGCTCGGCATCGACCCCGCGACCATCCCGGGCATGGTGGCAAAAGCCTGCGTGTTCGATGGCTTGCTGCTCGTGGCGATATGGGTGTTTCGCAGGCGTCGCGAGATATTGGGCTGGGTCAGGCGTCGCTGGACGGGTCCGGTCCCGTTCGATCGGCTGCATCGAGTGACTGAAGCC